TCAGGTTGAAGATATCAATCTTAAGATAACCTAGTTAAAGATGCTCGACTTGTTGTATGAAACTGTTGATTCAAGTTTTGGATAATCCAATCAATCAAATCAAAGATGCCTATTACACAAAAGTAATATACTATAATTGCTCATAACAATCACCTGCAGTGCAGATGCAGTGGATGATAAAGCTAGACCATTGCTCATTACAATTGCAGCAGGGCCAGGCAGCCCACAAACAAATTGAGCAACCAAGCCAATTACAACAGCTGTAACCATAACTTGCGTTTGCTGTAAATTTTTAGAATCTTATAAACATCTTATTTATCAATATCAAAGGAAAAATTTTGTTGTGGCCCAATGGAACAACTAGGAGAAAATCATCTGAGAGCCTAATCCAAATATATATTTCTTCATGGAACTCAACCTTTTAACAGAAAGCTCAAAATGCAAACAAAAGTCCCCTATCAATTTTCGGTTGTCATTCACATAGAATTTCATCATAGCAAAGATAAAGTGCGTAAATAGAATAGAAACTTTCAATTGACAGAATTACCTGAAGACCAATCGCCTTTGTTCCATGTACATGAGTAATAATTGAGAGGCTATGAAGGCCTAATTAAGATACTAGCAGTCCCGGACTTGAGGTGAGCCGCAAGAGGCAACAACTTTAGGCACCAGTTTTTCGAAAGTTCTTGTATGCACTAAGGTGCATGTAAACCAATAGGTGTTAGCTAATCACAATCATTCATTTAATACAGTCAACTACATGACACTAACACCGATGTTAACACTGTTAAATATAAACTGAAACAAAAAAAATCTATCAACATGGTTAAAACATGCATTTAAGGCTAGGGTAAATATTTAATGGGCAATTAATTCTAAAACTTCCCAACTCATATTTTAATTGTTTTAGCTGGTTCCTCTTTTTAGTGTCTTTTAATTTCCTCAATGAACTTCAAAAATAAATATACAGATCCCGTTTATTTGATTGACATGGCAATATATCTTCTTTTTTTTCCTGTCAAAGATTTACTTGCGATATACATGGGTGTACATTTGGGTTTAATGATTCATGTAATTTATGTATAGAAAGGGTTTCTATCTATTAATGTAATCTTTTTCTTCTTGTTGCAAACAATTTAATTAGTTTAATAGGAAACATAGTTGGGAACTTGGAATGGATGTGCATGTAACTCGTTTTCTTTTAGCCAAGAGCAAATGCATGTAATTAGTTTTTAGATGGAAAACTTTAGCTCTATTATGTTTGTCGTTTTATTTATACCACTGGCATGGTATAGATGATATTTCGTAAAAATATATGATGTTTAAAAATTCAAAATGAACTGAAAATACACTATCAGAATCATGACACCTCAAAATGTTGATATAACCTAATGAGCTCCATATCATGTTAGTGCTACCTATTGGTGGCAGATGGTGTCAGAGTGGTTAGTCTCTAGTTAGCGATGAATCGAGTTTGTAAGTGTGTTAAATGGAGTGTGGTACTCTTCCCAATTATGTTTTGGGTTTCATGAAGCCACTATAAACTCCTTAATGTATATATGTTTCTATCTTATTAATCGAAATGAAACCATTCTTTGATCTAAAAAAAATATTTATATGAAAATTTGGTCTAGTGGTCAAGTATCATTTGGTCTAGTAGCATAGTCAATTTTCATAAGGGAAATGTCTGAGTTTGACTCACAAAAGACTCATTGTAGCATTTGAGTTGTTTGATTGATCAAAAGAAAATTTGACTCATTGTACCATGACACTCTAGAACCCAGTATTTTCTAAGTACCCAGCAGTACAACTTGAAAACGTTGTTGATCCGAGCAAACCTTTAACCAAAACCCATAATCAAAATTAAGTATACACACAATGTGTGTTTATATATAACACATCATCAATTATGTTGCTATCTAAATTCCCAGTTCTCTGCCTTTCGGGTTTTTCATTTTTTTTTTTTTTTTCAAAACATCTGGTTTGAGCTCTGGACTTGGCTGACCATCCAGTTCGATAGGGTTTGGGTTTCGGTGTGCCAGCGGCGAGGGATGCGTGAGCCTGAAGCAGATTGTATCAGTGAGCTTTGGGTTTTATCAGATGTGGGTTTAATTGTTAATCATCTTACGAGATTAATTCCAATTAAGATGACGGACCGCTAAAGAAGAAGACGAATTAAGATGTAAGAAGGAGCAACAGATGGAGACAAGGCTGAAGAAAAATGAACGAGGGAAACAAGAGACAGATTTGGTTGGGTGTTAAAAGAGAAAGAGGAAGGAAAACGATTAGTTTTGCTGGGTTTAACTTTTAACAAAAGGAGGGCATTTTTGGAAAGTCGCTAGGTGCACTTAGAGATTTTATGATTTTGTTGGGTGTAAATAGCTTTCTGGGTTTACTTAGTAATTTGCTGGGCCTTCTTTTATTTGGAACTCAAAGAAGGCCGTCTTCTCCTCGAGGCGTTGAAGTTGCTGTCCTTGACTGCCTCCTGCTCAGACGCCATATCCGTCGCCGGAACCGGAAAGATTCGCGATTCCGGTCATCTCTGCGTCTCGTCTGTTGAAAAACCAAACCTAGAAACAAATAACTCTCAAGCTTTTGATGGATGATTCTTATTCAATTCAAGAAACAACTACGGCTTATATAGCCATTACAGAAGGATAAGAAATTCAAAACAAACCACATCTTTACAACCCTAAGACTGTGGTCGACTCAACTAAAGAATAGCTCAAACTCTAACTAGTAAATAACAAGCTCCTCATAACTAGGAGTTATTAACAGATACGAAGACCAAGCAATCCTATCAACTCAAACTACTTAACCATCATCCAATTGAAATGCAACGACCAAGTCTCCAACATCGTCCGATGGACTTCTTATGGCGGCTTCGAGCCCTCTCCCGCCTCATGTTGAGGCCTATATCGAAATATCGCTGAGAACCTTCGCCACCTTCAGCTGCTGCCGCGGCAATCGCGTCTTCCGCCTCGATCTCCGCCTCTTGGAGGAGCGTATCGCCAACACCGTCGCCGACGGTCTTTCTTTGTGTCTCACGGCGGAGAAGGCCTTCGAGCTGCTCTATAGCTTGAAAAACAGTAAGATATTTAAAGAAACTTTTCGATTTTGGGAATTAGGGTTTGAAATTTTCAATTCAATGATTTTCTCTCAGATCTTTAAATAATTTGGTTATTAATTTGTTTAAATGTAAGGATCGTATATGAATGTTTGAATTTTTTAATTTGATGATTTCTCTCAGGTGAGGGTAATGTGGTGCACAGCTCTCCGATGCAGCTAATCTCACAATACAGCGGTGTTTTACCAGGAGTAGATTGGTCTGCTGACAGCTATGTAGTCAGCGTCCAGATTCCGGCTCTCATTTTCCGGGAGCTCATCAACAATTTGAGCACGCATGCTCCTACAGGTACCATCCCATCACTTAGCAGCTGAGCATATAGAGATAAGTAATACTGGATTGTGGATTTTGTTAGTAGCAGGATATGAATGGTACTGTTTGTTTGTGTGATCTCTATGCCTAAAGTAGTGGCCATGGAATGTTCTGTGTTGTCTGAGTGGGGTGTCATGTGCGACTGTTCTATACATTTATTATAGAAAGGAAGTTAAAAGTGTTAAGAAGATGATGAGCTGTGCTTTAGTGGTAGCTTTAGGAAATAATAGGCAGTCATCAGCAAAGAATAAGTTTGAGATTTGGAAACCAGTGGAGACGAGAGGATTCCAACTTGATGTTTAGGAGAAGAAGCGAGGGAATTTAACAGTCGAATTAAAGGTTCAATACAAAGGATAAAAATATATGGTGACAGCGGGTTCCCTTGTCTTAGACCTCGTTTAGGAAAGAAACGTCTGTGAGGTTTACCATTGATTAAGAAAGAGAAGCTAACTGAGCTTATGCGATTGAGAATGAGATAGGAATGTGATTTAATGTCTTTCCAATAGGTCTGATAAAAAAGAGCTGGTAGACCATCTGGTCCAGGTGCTTTGAGAGGTCCTATCAAGGAGATAGCTTCAAAGATTTCATGTTCTGTAATAGGTTCAGAAGGTTTTGGTTATCTAGGTCTGTAATGGTGGTAGGAAGAAGCACCACCATCCCGTTAGGTCTGTATTGAAAGATATTTTGGTATTGAGTGTATTGACATAAATTGTTCACCTACAAAAAAAAAAAAAAATATATATATATATATATATATATATATATATATATATATATAGTAATTTCTGTTTCTGGGTGTAGGTTAGGAACCTGACCTCTGCTGCTACTTATTTGCTTGGGGTAATACATATTTAGTTTTGAATTAGAGAAGTTTAATTTTATGTTATACTTCTTGTTATGTGCTCACTTTCTTTATAATATGTGTGTGTGCAAACATATGTTCGATTGGCATTTGTTGATTTGTTTAATGTATATAGTCGCTGCACTACTTGATTTGTTACTTATTGTTTAGTGTATCTTTTCAGTTCAAGCCACAATGACAAGTTTAGAAATCATATTTCGTGCTGCTGATATGGAGACTGTTATGAGCGAAGAGGTAAGCATTGATATTAGTATATTAATACCATGGCAGTGTTCTAATTCACTTGATTTGATACTTATTTACTATTTTGTTGTGCAGGATTTGAGTTACATAATTCTGCTTCGGGAAGGCCAATATCCTTATACATTTAGATTTACGCTCCACCAAAAGAGTGCAATACTAAACGCTGTGAGCTTATCAGACCGGGTTACACTTAATCAGCTTTTGGATTCACGTACCGTGATACAAATACCGGTTGAGGGACTCGGCAGCATCCAGTTCTGCTTTCCGCTTTAGGTAAGCATCATTTAACTTTAGAGTTTCTTTGTGATATGGTTTGTGTAGAGCTGCTGCAATTCCAAGAGCTACATTCTTGATTGATTGCTAGTTGGGAACTGTAAAGTTAGGGATTGGAGAATTGTTTGTATGGAGTTACAGTTCTGTTCTGGTTTCTTATTATTGTGTTTGTGGATATGATATGGGAATGCTTTAGGGTTATGGGGACTCTTCATTGCTTCTGGTTCGCTTGAAGTGCTGGTCTTCTTTAAACATCTGCTCATTTGTTTGCATATTTTGGAATGCTGGACATGCTTTGTTGTTTCTTCAATTATTGACTATAATTTACCTCTCTTTGATTAAATTTAGTTATTTAGTTCTTTTCTTGCAAGTCCAGAACATACTTCATTTGTCAAAGATAGCTCACAGTTGTTTGGCTTCTCTGTTGGTTACTTACCTATGCCTAGATGGGATGAAATAAACATATATTTTTAAGAATTTTATGGGTAATTGGAATTCTAGCAATGCTGAATCCTTTTTGCAATTTAAAACGTCTGCAATTTTAGAACTTTGTTCCATTGTTCTTAACATTAAAGTTTGGCAAGTCTCTGAACCTGCAATGTCGTATTGTCTTTCCATTTTGTACATTGCTTCCTATTTGATAATCTAATAGGCAAGTATGGAATCAATAAATTTTCGTAATGCCTATATGAGGTTTTCATTGTTTTAATACTAGGCTTAGTTTCTTCACTCTCTATTCTTTCCTTTTCAAATGTACTTAAAATTGCGTATTACAAATCAGTTACCTTTCCAACTGGAGAAAAACTGTTGGTTTTAGTTGCGCATAAATTATATGGAATTCATACTAGAGTTTCTTTTGGTTAAAAACAGAGAAAGAGGTTGAGTGTTTAATGCATATCATTGATCAATGGTATCTTACAGCATGTTGGTAAATGTTTTACCCCCTGGTTCCTTTGTCAGTTTATACCGTTGTGAATAAATGTTTATAATTTGTTTATTTTTTTTGCTTCTGTTTCAAGTAGTACTGATCTAAAGAGAGTTGAGATGAGGTGCATGTATTGGAAAAGAGTATGCTTTGAGAGGCAAACCTCTATTTTTGAAGAACAACCAATTGGCAAGAAATCTGATTTTATTCAAGTTTTATTATTGATTTGTTATATGTCTAGCCGTTTAGGCAATAAAGAAACTCAGAAAGTAATGTGGAGGTTGATGAATGGTAGATGATGACTTTGAAAGGAATGAGATATTTTATGAGTTTCGCACTATTTGTTTTCATTGCAGATTAACAGATGAGAATGACTTGAAGAGGTGTCCATCTGAACATGCATGGTCTGAAGTTCGAATTGTACTGTTATTCTCTTGTTGAGTACTGGACATGTCAAATATGCTGTTACCTTATGTTGTACTGGCCATGATGGTATAGGAGTCTAGTCCAAACAATCTGCAATCGTTCTCTTACCTGATTCTAATGATGCAAACTTCTACATACATATTGATACATTCTTTAAGAATGTGCTCTTGATCACAAGTGTAAATGACCCACACAGGATGAAGTGAGATGCAGTAGAAAACTCACGAAATGCAAAATCTCTGTTAAGTGAGATGTACATGTCCTAATGTTCTACACAAATGCTTTGGTATGAAGGATTATATCCAATTCATGGTAGTAATTTTGTTGTGGATATTGCAGGTACATAGTCCAAAAAATCAGATACTTACTGAGATGATTTCTTTCAGAGCTAGTATTTTTTGAGATCTTTGTTCTCATGTAGAAATATAGAGAGATTGAACTTTCCATTTCTGCTTCAAGAGATTCTCTCTTATATCAATCTCATATTTATAAGTAGACTGTAATATATAGTGCATTAGGAACATAAATTTTCCATTACAAAGATTTTTGTTTTTGGTCTGAAAAGGTAAATTATGAACAAAGATATTGCAGGATACCAAAAAAACTATATTGTATAACGTATTTTCATTTTTCAAAAGTTCTGATTTGATTTAACCTTGATAACCGAGATTAGGGTCCAAAACGAACGACACCATGAATCCTATATAATACGCTATCCAGGCTTTTTTATCCTCATTTTCAAACAAAGGTTTCCTTTCTCAGATCTTCTTGTTATCCATCGTTTCAACCATCTTGTGTTCTTTTGACTTTTTGTCCTCATGACACCTCCTAATGTGCCTGTAAATCTAGTCCTCAATGTTTTCTGAAGGTTTTGGTGTCAAAGGTGTTCCTTTACTCTCTGAAGTTCCGAACAATGTATTTAGTTAATCGCGGGTTGTTTTCCAAAGACCGATCACATTAAGTTTATGCCTTAACGACAGAGAGATGTTCAATCTTATAGTGGATCTCTTAAAAGAGTTGATGAGCGCTATAACATTGGTTCCAAAGAACATGTGTTTTAGATCTTGGAAGACTTGCATCTCAGCCAAGTAGATTTCATGGAAGAGTTATGTCTTGGTGATTTACCATGGATCCAAATTATCAATAGATTGCCACTTTACTAAATTGGCAACTAAGAGTCCGAGATAGAGACCAGTAGAGCCTTCCAACATCTCGATTCTCAAGTTTGAGTATGATTATGAAGGCTCATTTTGGAATGTGTCTGAATCAAAGTGTAATGAGGTAGAAATATCCAAGTTAAGTAAATAAGAAGATTGTGGCATTCTGAGCCAAAAAAGAGCCCTGAAAACGTAATGTACCAAAAAAAGGAAAAGGAAAAGGAGAAGGAGAACGGCCCTGAAAACAAACATGTTAGCGGGCTTCTGTTGGAGTTCTCGCCCTCCTTTAAAGTTTAGACACAAGGATACATAATAACAGAAATGGTCCAAAAAAGGTCTTCGAACAAAAAATGAAGTCAATCAGGTGTATTCCACTGATGTCTCCTCCTCAGTGTATTGTACAGTTCTTGAACTGTTTCTACAGTTTCCTTTTTATCATTGTGCTGTGTCATCTGGCATCTTTTATATTGCCAGTGTTCCTTCAGTAGGTTGATAACCAAGGGATCTGAAGACCCGGTTTGGGTTTGGTCAACATTCGAGAAAATCCATAGCCAAGAGAACTTGCACTAGTTTCACATAACTGCAAGCAGAAACATATGTTGAGGACCCCATCTCAAATCTGAAGCATGAAGGAGATGCGTATGGCCGTATTTAGTGAGGAAAGAAAAAGCGAAAATAATGCCAAACAGGGAGTGCCTCAGTTAGCTCAGCAAGATGCCGGGACCTATACTCGTTGATGGCTGCTGCAAGATAAAGTGCGTAAATAAAATAGAAACTCTCAATTGACAGAATTACCTGAAGGCCAATGTGGAACAGTAAGAAAACAGCTCCAAATTCAGCAATTTTCTTTGTTCCATGTACATGAGTAATAATTGAGGCCATGAGGCCCAACTAAGATACCAGCTGCCAAGTACCTAAGAACAGGACTACGTACATATAGCAGCGCAGATAGGACGCCCATTAGTCAGTGACACCATTAATCTCACACGTACAGCAATCTTTGGGCCACAACAGATGATGCCCTGAAATCCATAACATTTTTAAAAGCACAATAAGGGTCAGTCGTCCAGGTATATGTGGAATAGGGATTGGACGATTATAATAATGAAGGAAAGATGACTAGATTAGTGAAATATAACATATCTACAAAAATCAACAGCTAATGTCCTAAAAGCCTTTTTGGGAATATGGAGGTACAATGTACTTCATGGACTTAAATCACGTAAAGCAAGGCAGCTCTCTAACCAAAATAGATGACTATGCACCTATTTACGTTCAAAATGACAAAAGAAAGAAGACCGAGTGAAAGAAGTACAAATCCAATTACCTACAGGATCTTCTGGAAAACAGGCACAAGTATCACAATTGCTAGCAACAACCATAAAGCTTCCTCCTCATTCACCTGAAGTAAAGAAGAAATCAGAACCGCAAGTAAAAACGACCCTATGATAGACTCGGAACAAAGCACATTTCTGTTACGCCATATAACCGCATACCTCTTGATGAGGCAGCATATCAATCAAGCTTTCAATTCTCTTAGGAAGTTTGCGTAACTAGGCCTCGTAGTTGAGGAAGATTTTTCAAAACTACTGGTACCGGCATTTTGTTGTTGAATCAGTTGAGTGCCCCCTTTCTCCTGATTAATGTAAAAGGCGAGCCTGTGATAAATCCCAGAAACTTGAGATCAAAGGAAGTTAAGTCTACACACCATATAATTATTTAATAATTTAATACTAACAGCAAAGCAAAAATAAAGAGAGCTATAAATCGCCTTATGTCAGTTTTGACTAAACTTTGCTTCTAAAAGAGAACTAACCAAGAAGTCATTTCATTAACAGACCGAAACCCTAAGTTTCAAAACCCTACGTTTTGAGAGCAAGGCGGCGGAGACTCGGGGAGGCTTTCGACTGCTGCAAGACGTCTCTGACGTCGGGCTACGTAAGCGAGCGGAGGAAGAGGCGTCGTTAGTGTCCCTTTGGAGCGGCGAAGTTTCTTTCCGGCGTTAGACTCTGGATCTGAGTTGGTGTTTCAAGAGCAAGGGCATCGGTGTTGGTGGGGGGTGCACGTTTCAAGCTTCCCAGGCAAGGCGGAAGGCCAGTGCGGCTTTGATATGAGATTAGAAACCGAGTTCTTGTCGAGACGTGAGGTTTTGAGTGCCACAACGTCAAGGGTGGCGGATCTCGTTCTGGTAAGAAGGGCGGTGCGGTAGCTGCAGTAGGTTTTGCAAGTCAAGAGCGGCGAAGCGGCAGCGACTGAAATCTCCGATTGAGGATGCCAGAAAGCCAGGGTCGCCCACTAGAGCGGTGATGGGCGGTACTGTTGGGTTCGGTATGCAGGATGGGATAGAATGAGGGAAATGGGTCTTGGGCTTAGCATTTTGGACCGCATGGGCTAAAGGGCTGGTTGTTGGGCTTTTCTTCTTTTTTCTCTTTTCTTTCCTATGGATTGAGCTTCTATGTTGATTTGGATCAAACTCATGTTATTTCTATTATAACATTGATATCGAATCATATTTTGATTCTACTTTA
Above is a window of Fragaria vesca subsp. vesca linkage group LG7, FraVesHawaii_1.0, whole genome shotgun sequence DNA encoding:
- the LOC101308707 gene encoding uncharacterized protein LOC101308707, translating into MAASSPLPPHVEAYIEISLRTFATFSCCRGNRVFRLDLRLLEERIANTVADGLSLCLTAEKAFELLYSLKNSEGNVVHSSPMQLISQYSGVLPGVDWSADSYVVSVQIPALIFRELINNLSTHAPTVQATMTSLEIIFRAADMETVMSEEDLSYIILLREGQYPYTFRFTLHQKSAILNAVSLSDRVTLNQLLDSRTVIQIPVEGLGSIQFCFPL